In the genome of Streptomyces sp. NBC_00190, one region contains:
- a CDS encoding RecQ family ATP-dependent DNA helicase, giving the protein MNADLRSSADSVLARLVGDPTGTARLREDQWRAIEALVAHKRRALVVQRTGWGKSAVYFVATSLLRASGAGPTVIVSPLLALMRNQVEAAARAGIRARTINSANPEEWEGIQAEVASGEVDVLLVSPERLNNPDFRDQVLPKLSAATGLLVVDEAHCISDWGHDFRPDYRRLRTMLADLPPGVPVLATTATANARVTADVAEQLGTGAGTDALVLRGPLDRESLSLAVLTLPDAAHRLAWLADHLGELPGSGIIYTLTVAAAEEVTAYLRRRGHTVASYTGKTENADRQQAEDDLQANRVKALVATSALGMGFDKPDLGFVVHLGSPSSPIAYYQQVGRAGRGVEHAEVLLLPGREDEAIWQYFASVAFPPEEQVRRTLDVLAQAGRPMSLPALEPLVDLRRTRLETMLKVLDVDGAVHRVKGGWTSTGEPWAYDAERYAWVARQRAAEQQAMRDYAAATACRMEFLRRQLDDEEAAPCGRCDNCAGARFTADVSTTALDTARGELGRPGVELEPRKMWPTGLTAVGVDLKGRIPAGEQAATGRALGRLSDIGWGNRLRPMLAPESPDQPVPNDVAQAVVAVLADWARGPGGWASGEPDAPARPVGVVALPSRSRPQLVGSLAARIAEVGRMPLLGTVAYTDQVPEYGLPSSNSAQRVRGLHQALTVPPALAATLAEASGPVLLVDDRAESGWTLAVAARLLRRAGAKGVLPLVLAVQP; this is encoded by the coding sequence ATGAACGCAGACCTGAGGTCCTCGGCCGACTCCGTACTAGCCCGCCTCGTGGGCGATCCCACGGGAACCGCGCGGCTGCGCGAGGACCAGTGGCGGGCGATCGAGGCCCTCGTCGCGCACAAGCGGCGGGCGCTGGTGGTACAGCGCACGGGCTGGGGCAAGTCCGCGGTGTACTTCGTCGCCACCTCGCTGCTGCGTGCGAGCGGCGCCGGTCCCACCGTGATCGTCTCCCCGCTCCTCGCCCTGATGCGCAACCAGGTCGAGGCCGCCGCCCGCGCGGGGATCCGCGCCCGCACCATCAATTCCGCCAATCCCGAGGAATGGGAGGGAATCCAGGCCGAGGTCGCGTCGGGCGAGGTCGACGTCCTGCTGGTGAGCCCGGAACGGCTGAACAACCCGGACTTCCGCGACCAGGTGCTCCCCAAACTGTCCGCCGCCACCGGTCTGCTCGTCGTGGACGAGGCCCACTGCATCTCCGACTGGGGCCACGACTTCCGTCCCGACTACCGGCGGCTGCGCACGATGCTCGCCGACCTCCCGCCGGGCGTCCCGGTGCTGGCCACGACCGCGACGGCCAACGCCCGTGTGACGGCCGACGTCGCGGAGCAGCTCGGTACAGGCGCCGGCACGGACGCACTGGTCCTGCGCGGCCCGCTGGACCGCGAAAGCCTGAGCCTGGCGGTGCTGACCCTGCCCGACGCGGCACACCGGCTGGCCTGGCTCGCCGACCACCTGGGCGAGCTGCCCGGCTCCGGGATCATCTACACGCTGACCGTCGCGGCGGCCGAGGAGGTCACCGCGTACCTGCGCCGCCGCGGGCACACGGTCGCCTCGTACACCGGGAAGACGGAGAACGCCGACCGCCAGCAGGCCGAGGACGACCTCCAGGCCAACCGGGTCAAGGCGCTGGTCGCCACCTCCGCCCTCGGCATGGGCTTCGACAAGCCCGACCTCGGCTTCGTCGTGCACCTGGGCTCCCCCTCCTCCCCCATCGCCTACTACCAGCAGGTCGGCCGCGCCGGCCGCGGTGTGGAGCACGCCGAGGTCCTGCTCCTGCCCGGCCGGGAGGACGAGGCGATCTGGCAGTACTTCGCCTCGGTGGCCTTCCCGCCCGAGGAGCAGGTGCGCCGCACCCTCGACGTTCTGGCCCAGGCGGGCCGGCCGATGTCGCTGCCCGCGCTGGAGCCGCTGGTCGACCTGCGGCGCACCCGGCTCGAGACCATGCTCAAGGTGCTGGACGTGGACGGGGCCGTGCACCGGGTCAAGGGCGGCTGGACCTCGACCGGCGAGCCGTGGGCGTACGACGCCGAGCGCTACGCGTGGGTGGCCCGCCAGCGAGCCGCGGAGCAGCAGGCCATGCGCGACTACGCGGCGGCCACGGCGTGCCGGATGGAGTTCCTGCGCCGCCAACTCGACGACGAGGAAGCCGCGCCGTGCGGCCGCTGCGACAACTGTGCCGGGGCCCGGTTCACCGCGGACGTCTCCACCACCGCGCTGGACACCGCACGCGGCGAACTCGGCCGCCCGGGCGTGGAGCTGGAACCGCGCAAGATGTGGCCGACCGGGCTCACGGCCGTCGGCGTCGACCTCAAGGGCCGCATCCCGGCCGGGGAGCAGGCCGCCACCGGCCGGGCACTGGGCCGGCTGTCCGACATCGGCTGGGGCAACCGGCTGCGCCCGATGCTCGCCCCGGAGAGTCCGGACCAGCCCGTTCCCAACGACGTCGCACAGGCCGTGGTGGCCGTCCTCGCCGACTGGGCCCGCGGCCCCGGCGGCTGGGCCTCGGGGGAGCCGGACGCCCCGGCCCGGCCGGTGGGCGTGGTCGCGCTGCCCTCGCGAAGCCGCCCCCAGCTGGTCGGTTCGCTGGCCGCACGCATCGCCGAGGTGGGGAGGATGCCGCTGCTCGGGACGGTCGCGTACACGGACCAGGTACCGGAGTACGGTCTGCCCTCCTCCAACAGCGCCCAGCGGGTGCGGGGGCTCCACCAGGCCTTGACCGTGCCCCCGGCCCTCGCGGCGACATTGGCCGAGGCGTCAGGGCCGGTTCTCCTCGTGGACGACCGAGCGGAGAGCGGATGGACCCTCGCCGTGGCCGCTCGGCTGCTGCGCCGGGCGGGCGCGAAGGGGGTGCTCCCACTGGTACTGGCGGTCCAGCCGTAG
- a CDS encoding DUF4192 domain-containing protein, producing the protein MTNNHESRTPSGQPSISSAGSTSDSRITLRSPAELADALPYMLGFHPTDSLVMVAVHGDGGRFGGRLRVGIPATPAEWEDTARQVADCLIRGSERRGSKPDGIVVFLCQEPQGEESGRRVMTRLRPLAQRIRLACGALDVPVLEALCLSAGRFWSYVCPDERCCPAEGSPLAAVGTSVMAAAATFAGLQVRGSLKDIEGRLAPLRGAVAAEMESALDRAAAALVPKILDGATREEVGAETLTLARSLMRRMTLAPPVEGGPHADDWDDALLGHDEAASVILGLQDREIRDIAAEWMEDEEAAPALRLWRALARRCVGAYGEHAAAPLTLAGWVSWSTGDEPTARIALGLALQADGEYRFAQLLHHACNEGIDPEGLRQCLREERRRREPRPGRRTAGTRPPGRRGKAAPRREPRRTAGSGQ; encoded by the coding sequence ATGACGAACAACCACGAATCGCGCACCCCGTCCGGCCAGCCGTCCATCAGCTCGGCCGGATCCACCTCGGACTCCCGGATCACTCTGCGCAGCCCGGCCGAGCTGGCCGACGCCCTGCCCTACATGCTCGGCTTCCACCCCACGGACTCTCTGGTCATGGTCGCCGTGCACGGCGATGGCGGGCGGTTCGGCGGCCGGCTGCGCGTCGGCATCCCGGCAACCCCCGCGGAATGGGAGGACACCGCACGGCAGGTCGCCGACTGCCTGATCCGCGGCAGCGAGCGGCGCGGGAGCAAGCCCGACGGCATCGTCGTCTTCCTCTGCCAGGAGCCGCAGGGAGAGGAGAGCGGCCGGCGGGTGATGACCCGGCTGCGGCCGCTCGCCCAGCGGATCCGGCTGGCCTGCGGCGCGCTGGACGTGCCCGTTCTGGAGGCCCTGTGCCTCTCCGCGGGCCGATTCTGGTCCTACGTATGCCCCGACGAGCGCTGCTGCCCGGCCGAGGGCAGCCCGCTGGCCGCGGTCGGCACCTCCGTGATGGCCGCCGCGGCCACCTTCGCCGGGCTCCAGGTCCGGGGCTCCCTCAAGGACATCGAGGGCCGGCTGGCGCCGCTGCGCGGGGCTGTCGCCGCGGAGATGGAGAGCGCCCTGGACCGGGCGGCAGCCGCCCTGGTACCGAAGATCCTCGACGGGGCCACCCGGGAGGAGGTCGGCGCCGAGACCCTCACGCTGGCCCGTTCCCTGATGCGGCGGATGACCCTCGCGCCGCCCGTGGAGGGAGGTCCCCACGCCGATGACTGGGACGACGCGCTGCTCGGCCACGACGAGGCCGCCTCAGTGATCCTCGGCCTCCAGGACCGTGAGATCAGGGACATCGCGGCCGAGTGGATGGAGGACGAGGAGGCAGCGCCCGCCCTGCGGCTGTGGCGGGCCCTGGCCCGGCGCTGTGTCGGGGCGTACGGCGAACACGCGGCGGCCCCGCTCACCCTCGCGGGCTGGGTCTCCTGGTCCACCGGGGACGAGCCGACCGCCCGGATCGCCCTCGGACTTGCCTTGCAGGCAGACGGCGAATACCGCTTCGCCCAACTGCTCCACCACGCCTGCAACGAGGGCATCGACCCCGAGGGACTGCGGCAATGCCTGCGGGAGGAACGGCGGCGCCGCGAGCCCCGGCCGGGGCGGCGGACCGCGGGTACCCGTCCCCCCGGCCGCCGCGGCAAGGCGGCTCCCCGCCGTGAGCCCCGCCGCACCGCGGGGAGCGGGCAGTGA
- a CDS encoding glycogen debranching N-terminal domain-containing protein has product MSHPAPSRPPGVPAARRSEPPPVHGAVICVAAPCLVISPEHGQLTGRGIDGIYRSGRRLLSRCVLRVGGREPVAVQGRSLGADRAAFTATVRTGAEPGPDPDVGVERVRHADGTERITLRSFTARPLRLSVEVLLGTDLAELAAVAAGRAGPELPAAVHAAGLRWSTGDAEAVTAADPSPDDALASSGLLRWQLELGPGESRTIELRTTQDRVVRAPAGQVANPLAAARAEGDDPRAEAWFRTGVEDLGALLLRDPAEPGDSFAAAGVPWRLGLAPAESLWAARMALPLGTGLAAATLRILARNQSDRRGPDAGKIPGPLRGAGPQLPPGCTGTEATLAFPAVLAEARLWGMPEEEVDRLLPAAERCLDWLRGALGEDGFLADPDPGPRRCETQAHAHRAALLGADLLAARGRPGAEEWRQWAAALRERFRAEFWIDGPDGGRPAAALHPDGRPLPRLTGAAAHLLDTGLLSGGRLAPGLLDRVRTEQLARLLGAPAMDSGWGLRSMAAREPGHNPFGHRSGAVRAYESAVAVAGLAQAGFEKEATGLLRGLLDAAESFGYRLPEMFAAEQRTSGSAPIPHPAACRPAAVAAAAGIHVLTALAGIRPDAPAGTVALAPLPGAPLGALRLSGLRVSGEPFAVRISRLGLGMVEEAADALVLGG; this is encoded by the coding sequence ATGTCTCACCCCGCACCCTCCCGACCACCCGGCGTGCCTGCCGCCCGCAGGTCCGAGCCACCGCCGGTGCACGGCGCCGTCATCTGCGTCGCGGCGCCCTGCCTGGTCATCTCGCCGGAGCACGGCCAGCTGACGGGGCGGGGGATCGACGGCATCTACCGTTCCGGGCGGCGGCTGCTCTCCCGGTGCGTGCTGCGCGTCGGCGGGCGGGAACCGGTGGCCGTCCAGGGGCGCAGCCTCGGCGCGGACCGTGCCGCCTTCACCGCCACGGTGCGCACCGGTGCCGAGCCCGGCCCCGATCCGGACGTCGGCGTGGAACGGGTCCGGCACGCGGACGGCACCGAGCGGATCACGCTGCGCAGCTTCACGGCCCGGCCGCTGCGCCTGTCCGTGGAGGTCCTGCTCGGCACGGACCTGGCCGAACTGGCCGCCGTGGCCGCCGGCCGGGCCGGGCCGGAGCTGCCCGCCGCGGTGCATGCCGCCGGGCTGCGCTGGAGCACCGGCGACGCCGAGGCGGTCACCGCCGCCGATCCGTCTCCGGACGACGCGCTGGCCTCCTCCGGGCTGCTGCGCTGGCAGCTCGAACTCGGTCCCGGTGAGTCCCGCACCATCGAGCTGCGGACCACCCAGGACCGCGTCGTCCGGGCTCCGGCGGGCCAGGTGGCCAATCCGCTCGCCGCCGCCCGGGCCGAAGGGGACGACCCGAGAGCCGAGGCGTGGTTCCGGACCGGCGTCGAGGACCTCGGGGCGCTGCTCCTGAGGGATCCCGCCGAGCCGGGCGACTCCTTCGCGGCAGCGGGGGTGCCATGGCGCCTGGGGCTGGCCCCGGCGGAGTCCCTGTGGGCCGCCCGGATGGCACTGCCGCTCGGGACCGGACTGGCCGCGGCCACCCTGCGGATCCTGGCCCGCAACCAGAGCGACAGGCGCGGGCCCGACGCGGGGAAGATCCCGGGACCTCTGCGGGGGGCGGGCCCGCAGCTCCCCCCGGGGTGCACGGGCACGGAGGCGACCCTGGCCTTCCCGGCGGTGCTCGCCGAGGCCCGGCTCTGGGGGATGCCGGAGGAGGAGGTGGACCGGCTGCTCCCCGCCGCCGAGCGGTGCCTCGACTGGCTGCGGGGCGCCCTGGGCGAGGACGGCTTCCTGGCCGATCCAGACCCGGGGCCGCGGCGCTGCGAGACCCAGGCCCACGCCCACCGGGCCGCGCTGCTCGGCGCGGACCTCCTCGCCGCACGCGGTCGGCCCGGCGCCGAGGAGTGGCGGCAGTGGGCGGCCGCGCTGCGGGAGCGGTTCCGGGCCGAGTTCTGGATCGACGGCCCGGACGGGGGGCGGCCCGCGGCGGCCCTGCATCCCGACGGCCGGCCGCTGCCCCGGCTGACGGGGGCCGCCGCCCACCTGCTCGACACCGGCCTCCTCAGCGGCGGCCGGCTCGCCCCGGGGCTTCTGGACCGGGTCCGCACCGAGCAGCTGGCCCGACTGCTCGGCGCGCCCGCCATGGACTCCGGGTGGGGGCTGCGGAGCATGGCGGCCAGGGAACCGGGTCACAACCCGTTCGGCCACCGATCCGGCGCGGTGCGCGCGTACGAGAGCGCCGTGGCGGTGGCCGGACTGGCCCAGGCGGGCTTCGAGAAGGAGGCCACCGGCCTGCTCCGGGGCCTGCTGGACGCGGCGGAGAGCTTCGGGTACCGGCTGCCGGAGATGTTCGCGGCCGAGCAGCGCACCTCCGGCAGCGCTCCGATTCCGCACCCGGCGGCCTGTCGCCCGGCCGCGGTGGCCGCCGCGGCCGGGATCCACGTCCTGACAGCCCTCGCCGGGATCCGCCCCGACGCCCCTGCGGGGACGGTCGCCCTCGCCCCCCTCCCCGGCGCACCGCTCGGTGCGCTGCGCCTCTCCGGCCTGCGTGTGTCGGGGGAGCCCTTCGCGGTCCGGATCAGCCGGCTGGGCCTCGGCATGGTGGAGGAGGCGGCCGATGCGCTCGTACTGGGGGGCTAG
- a CDS encoding NUDIX hydrolase, with translation MSPYDPSAFPPFAVTVDLVVLTVRRHALCALVVRRGEQPFQGRWALPGGFVRGDEDLAAAAARELSEETGLCAHDPAVPGVGNGAHLEQLATYGDPKRDPRMRVVSVAHLVLAPDLPAPRAGGDANSARWAPVDELLESEDQAFAGLAFDHARILDDGVERARSKIEYSSLATAFCPPEFTVGELRRVYEAVWGVALDPRNFHRKVTGTPGFLVPAGGTTTRQGGRPAQLFRAGGATLLNPPMLRPEV, from the coding sequence ATGTCGCCCTACGACCCGTCGGCCTTTCCGCCCTTCGCCGTCACCGTCGACCTGGTCGTGCTCACCGTACGGCGCCACGCGCTCTGCGCGCTGGTCGTCCGGCGGGGTGAGCAGCCGTTCCAGGGGCGCTGGGCGCTGCCCGGCGGATTCGTGCGCGGAGACGAGGACCTGGCGGCGGCCGCCGCCAGGGAACTCTCCGAGGAGACCGGGCTGTGCGCGCACGACCCCGCCGTGCCGGGCGTGGGCAACGGGGCCCATCTCGAACAGCTGGCCACTTACGGTGATCCGAAGCGGGATCCGCGGATGCGTGTCGTCAGCGTGGCGCATTTGGTGCTCGCTCCCGACCTGCCTGCGCCCCGGGCCGGCGGAGATGCCAACAGCGCCCGCTGGGCCCCCGTCGACGAGCTGCTGGAATCCGAGGACCAGGCGTTCGCGGGGCTCGCCTTCGACCACGCCCGGATCCTCGACGACGGTGTGGAGCGGGCCCGTTCGAAGATCGAGTACTCCTCGCTCGCCACCGCCTTCTGCCCGCCCGAGTTCACCGTCGGCGAGCTGCGCCGGGTCTACGAGGCCGTCTGGGGCGTGGCCCTCGATCCACGGAACTTCCACCGCAAGGTCACCGGGACCCCCGGGTTCCTGGTGCCGGCCGGAGGGACGACGACCCGTCAGGGTGGGCGCCCCGCCCAGCTGTTCCGCGCGGGCGGGGCCACCCTGCTCAACCCGCCGATGCTGCGTCCGGAAGTCTGA
- a CDS encoding ATP-binding cassette domain-containing protein, translated as MLQAIGLTSTSRPDNRPLVDDLSFEARPGSVTALLGEPGSGKTTALRLMLELEPGRGVTYFRGRPLHRIPHPSREVGVLLGDVPGNPARTVRNQLRMLCAAAGVPASRADTMLDVVGIAGLRDQRLGSLSLGMERRVALAAALLADPCTLLLDEPTAGLSPRERGWLHGLLRGHASLGGAVLFTTDDAKEAARSADRVVSIEAGRLVADQDAAEFARTRLRPRVTVRTPHAARLADVLGREARAAQRAMEIVAESGSRLSVYGSNCAEVGEAAFRHGVLVHQLADETGDAGAPTPPVPRARAEAAGAQPAPASGEAPGEVSDEPPGGRPPRARSGRPASAVRRVGGPLRPLRYELLRVFGTATPALTTALVVAVSVLTTLVLARAGHTPQNRLLAAWPEQLPLPPAALGAGLLGALAFGEEYRYPALAADRGTVPRRMGLLAAKLGVCALLALLLGALVVVADAGALALVFDSGPLRTPARWLSPAVSWAGLLIGCAWAGVLASGVFRSATAGLAAVLAVPVMVVPLVRKVLEGPSAYPVTGLGPRLRALTRVQWPPEADRLILGALRVMAQPVGTALVLSLMVLLCAYGFTGLRSRVRW; from the coding sequence ATGCTCCAGGCAATCGGACTCACCAGCACATCCCGCCCCGACAACCGGCCCCTCGTGGACGACCTCTCGTTCGAGGCCCGCCCGGGGAGCGTGACCGCCCTGCTCGGCGAGCCGGGATCGGGCAAGACCACCGCGCTGCGGCTCATGCTCGAACTCGAACCGGGCCGCGGCGTCACCTACTTCCGCGGCCGTCCGCTGCACCGGATCCCGCATCCGAGCCGTGAGGTCGGCGTGCTGCTCGGCGACGTCCCCGGCAACCCCGCGCGCACCGTGCGAAACCAGCTGCGGATGCTCTGCGCCGCCGCAGGTGTGCCGGCCTCCCGGGCCGACACCATGCTGGACGTCGTCGGTATCGCGGGCCTGCGGGACCAGCGGCTCGGCTCGCTCTCTCTGGGCATGGAGCGACGGGTCGCGCTGGCCGCGGCGCTGCTCGCCGACCCCTGCACCCTGCTCCTGGACGAGCCTACGGCCGGTCTGTCCCCACGTGAACGCGGCTGGTTGCACGGGCTGCTGCGCGGCCACGCCTCGCTCGGCGGAGCGGTGCTCTTCACCACCGACGACGCCAAAGAGGCGGCCCGCAGCGCCGACCGGGTCGTCAGCATCGAGGCGGGCCGCCTCGTCGCCGACCAGGACGCCGCGGAGTTCGCCCGGACCCGGCTGCGGCCGCGCGTCACCGTGCGCACCCCGCACGCTGCCCGGCTGGCCGACGTGCTGGGCCGGGAGGCCCGGGCGGCTCAGCGTGCCATGGAGATCGTGGCGGAGAGCGGCAGCCGCCTGTCGGTGTACGGCAGCAACTGTGCCGAGGTCGGCGAGGCGGCGTTCCGGCACGGGGTGCTCGTCCACCAGCTCGCCGACGAGACCGGAGACGCAGGCGCTCCCACGCCGCCCGTCCCGCGCGCCCGCGCCGAGGCCGCCGGAGCCCAGCCCGCCCCCGCCTCCGGCGAAGCCCCGGGCGAGGTGTCTGACGAGCCCCCCGGCGGACGGCCGCCGCGCGCCCGGTCCGGGCGGCCCGCATCCGCGGTGCGCCGCGTCGGCGGACCACTGCGGCCGCTGCGCTACGAGCTGCTCCGGGTCTTCGGGACCGCCACCCCCGCCCTCACCACCGCGCTCGTCGTCGCCGTCTCCGTCCTGACCACCCTGGTGCTGGCCCGGGCCGGGCATACCCCGCAGAACCGGCTGCTCGCCGCATGGCCCGAGCAGCTGCCGCTACCGCCCGCGGCCCTCGGCGCCGGCCTGCTCGGCGCCCTGGCCTTCGGCGAGGAGTACCGCTACCCCGCGCTCGCCGCCGATCGGGGCACCGTGCCCCGCCGGATGGGACTCCTCGCGGCCAAGCTCGGCGTCTGCGCCCTGCTCGCGCTGCTGCTGGGCGCCCTCGTGGTGGTGGCCGACGCCGGCGCCCTGGCGCTCGTCTTCGACAGCGGCCCGCTGCGCACCCCGGCGCGATGGCTCTCCCCGGCCGTGAGCTGGGCCGGGCTGCTCATCGGCTGCGCCTGGGCCGGCGTACTTGCCTCCGGTGTCTTCCGGTCCGCCACCGCAGGCCTGGCCGCGGTGCTCGCCGTACCGGTGATGGTGGTGCCGCTGGTGCGCAAGGTACTGGAAGGCCCCTCCGCGTACCCGGTCACCGGACTCGGGCCCCGGCTGCGGGCTCTCACCCGGGTGCAGTGGCCGCCCGAGGCGGACCGCCTGATCCTGGGGGCCTTGCGGGTGATGGCCCAACCCGTCGGCACCGCCCTGGTGTTGTCGCTGATGGTCCTGTTGTGCGCCTATGGGTTCACCGGACTGCGCAGCAGGGTCCGTTGGTGA
- a CDS encoding FadR/GntR family transcriptional regulator, translated as MLFTKDLKGDRGAADKGFVSTLAHTMMTAARHADSGLAGPGELDRYPYAEAPGPDRVGAPRWDGADVELSRVGRRAAGSRGRGLHGQLVQQLGQMIVSGDLGADRPLVPEEIGQRFEVSRTVVRESLRVLEAKGLVSARPNVGTRVRPVADWNLLDPDIIEWRAFGPQRDDQRRELGELRLTIEPLAARLAAGHGRPDIQQRLADMVEIMGHALGQGDSITFARADNEFHALLIQVAGNRMLEHLSGIVSAALQVSGSPVTACDRPSEACVAHHARMVEALAAGDATGAENAMRQLLTVHPEVERVVPAPREH; from the coding sequence GTGCTTTTCACCAAAGACCTCAAGGGCGATCGAGGCGCGGCCGACAAAGGATTCGTGAGTACCCTTGCGCACACCATGATGACCGCCGCCCGCCATGCCGACTCCGGCCTCGCCGGCCCGGGCGAACTCGACCGCTACCCCTACGCGGAGGCCCCCGGGCCCGACCGCGTCGGAGCGCCCCGCTGGGACGGCGCCGACGTCGAGTTGAGCCGGGTCGGCCGCCGCGCGGCAGGCAGCCGCGGCCGCGGACTGCACGGCCAACTCGTCCAGCAGCTCGGCCAGATGATCGTCTCCGGCGATCTCGGAGCGGACCGCCCGCTGGTCCCCGAGGAGATCGGCCAGCGCTTCGAGGTCTCCCGCACCGTCGTCCGCGAATCGCTGCGGGTCCTGGAGGCCAAGGGTCTCGTCAGCGCCCGCCCGAACGTCGGCACGCGGGTCCGTCCGGTCGCCGACTGGAACCTCCTCGACCCCGACATCATCGAATGGCGCGCCTTCGGCCCCCAGCGCGACGACCAGCGCCGCGAGCTCGGGGAGCTCCGGTTGACCATCGAGCCGCTCGCCGCCCGCCTCGCCGCCGGTCACGGCCGCCCGGACATCCAGCAGCGCCTCGCCGACATGGTCGAGATCATGGGCCACGCCCTCGGCCAGGGGGACTCGATCACCTTCGCCCGCGCCGACAACGAGTTCCACGCACTCCTCATCCAGGTCGCCGGCAACCGGATGCTGGAGCACCTCTCCGGCATCGTCTCCGCCGCGCTCCAGGTCTCCGGCAGCCCGGTCACCGCCTGCGACCGCCCGAGTGAGGCCTGCGTCGCGCACCACGCGCGGATGGTCGAGGCCCTCGCCGCGGGTGACGCGACGGGCGCCGAGAACGCCATGCGTCAGCTCTTGACGGTGCATCCGGAGGTCGAGCGCGTGGTCCCCGCCCCGCGCGAGCACTGA
- a CDS encoding RNA polymerase sigma factor, with protein sequence MFVSASTSRTLPPEIADSESVMALIERGKAEGQIAGDDVRRAFEADQIPATQWKNVLRSLNQILEEEGVTLMVSAAESPKRTTRKSVAAKSPAKRTATEPVAKKTAAKTTAAQPVATADAAAPAAGTADPEIADALAQEPGTEPAAKKTAAKKTAAKKAAPAKKAAAKKTAAKKTASKKDADAAGDEETPDEGPDAVKAEADEEEEGGENKGFVISDDEDDAPAQQVVVAGATADPVKDYLKQIGKVPLLNAEQEVELAKRIEAGLFAEDKLANSDKLAPKLKRELEIIAEDGRRAKNHLLEANLRLVVSLAKRYTGRGMLFLDLIQEGNLGLIRAVEKFDYTKGYKFSTYATWWIRQAITRAMADQARTIRIPVHMVEVINKLARVQRQMLQDLGREPTPEELAKELDMTPEKVIEVQKYGREPISLHTPLGEDGDSEFGDLIEDSEAVVPADAVSFTLLQEQLHSVLDTLSEREAGVVSMRFGLTDGQPKTLDEIGKVYGVTRERIRQIESKTMSKLRHPSRSQVLRDYLD encoded by the coding sequence TTGTTCGTGTCGGCCAGCACATCCCGTACGCTCCCGCCGGAGATCGCCGATTCCGAGTCTGTGATGGCGCTCATCGAGCGGGGCAAGGCCGAGGGGCAGATCGCCGGCGATGACGTGCGTCGGGCCTTCGAGGCTGACCAGATTCCTGCGACCCAGTGGAAGAATGTTCTGCGCAGCCTCAACCAGATCCTCGAGGAAGAGGGTGTGACGCTGATGGTCAGTGCCGCGGAGTCGCCCAAGCGCACCACCCGCAAGAGCGTCGCAGCGAAGAGCCCGGCCAAGCGGACCGCCACCGAGCCGGTGGCCAAGAAGACGGCGGCGAAGACGACGGCAGCGCAGCCCGTGGCCACCGCGGACGCCGCGGCCCCGGCGGCCGGGACGGCGGACCCGGAGATCGCGGACGCCCTCGCGCAGGAGCCCGGAACGGAGCCCGCCGCGAAGAAGACGGCGGCGAAGAAGACGGCGGCCAAGAAGGCCGCGCCCGCCAAGAAGGCCGCCGCCAAGAAGACGGCGGCGAAGAAGACCGCCTCCAAGAAGGACGCCGACGCGGCCGGTGACGAGGAGACCCCGGACGAGGGTCCCGACGCCGTCAAGGCCGAGGCCGACGAAGAGGAGGAGGGCGGCGAGAACAAGGGCTTCGTCATCTCCGACGACGAGGACGACGCCCCCGCTCAGCAGGTGGTCGTCGCCGGCGCCACCGCCGACCCGGTCAAGGACTACCTCAAGCAGATCGGCAAGGTCCCCCTCCTCAACGCCGAGCAGGAGGTCGAGCTCGCCAAGCGCATCGAGGCGGGTCTGTTCGCCGAGGACAAGCTGGCGAACTCCGACAAGCTGGCGCCCAAGCTCAAGCGCGAGCTGGAGATCATCGCCGAGGACGGCCGCCGCGCGAAGAACCACCTGCTGGAGGCCAACCTCCGCCTCGTGGTCTCCCTCGCCAAGCGCTACACCGGCCGCGGCATGCTCTTCCTGGACCTGATCCAGGAGGGCAACCTGGGCCTGATCCGCGCCGTCGAGAAGTTCGACTACACCAAGGGCTACAAGTTCTCCACCTACGCGACGTGGTGGATCCGGCAGGCGATCACCCGCGCCATGGCCGACCAGGCCCGCACCATCCGCATCCCGGTGCACATGGTCGAGGTCATCAACAAGCTCGCCCGCGTCCAGCGCCAGATGCTCCAGGACCTGGGCCGCGAGCCCACCCCGGAGGAGCTGGCCAAGGAACTCGACATGACCCCCGAGAAGGTCATCGAGGTCCAGAAGTACGGCCGCGAGCCGATCTCCCTGCACACCCCGCTCGGCGAGGACGGCGACAGCGAGTTCGGCGACCTGATCGAGGACTCCGAGGCCGTCGTCCCGGCCGACGCCGTGAGCTTCACGCTCCTGCAGGAGCAGCTGCACTCGGTGCTAGACACCCTGAGCGAGCGCGAGGCCGGCGTGGTGTCGATGCGCTTCGGCCTCACGGACGGCCAGCCCAAGACCCTCGACGAGATCGGCAAGGTCTACGGGGTCACCCGTGAGCGGATCCGCCAGATCGAGTCGAAGACGATGTCGAAGCTGCGCCACCCGTCCCGCTCCCAGGTGCTGCGCGACTACCTCGACTGA